A genomic segment from Bacteroidota bacterium encodes:
- a CDS encoding outer membrane beta-barrel protein, giving the protein MRRLPHATRPVASVFGLLLAFVLLGPDAAAQFRVGIVGGVNASAFDATAGADIDGAAGAHVGVFVDVGDAPIALRVGATYVSAGTIAAVPLQTEIRPDPRQPNLAVVIGDTLASGFDVTFLALPIELHYRFDAPRVEPYAAIGPELRIPLGDQGADIEDAVLGTAVAFSVAGGVLFPLGPRSQVFGEIRYVADVSGFTDEARIDPDGPAGPFSEVTVESYQINLFSLRVGLLF; this is encoded by the coding sequence ATGCGTCGTCTTCCTCACGCGACTCGGCCCGTGGCGTCCGTGTTCGGCCTCCTGCTTGCCTTCGTGCTGCTCGGGCCTGACGCTGCGGCGCAGTTCCGCGTCGGCATCGTGGGCGGCGTCAACGCGAGCGCCTTCGACGCGACCGCCGGGGCCGACATCGACGGTGCAGCGGGTGCTCACGTCGGCGTCTTCGTGGACGTGGGCGACGCGCCCATCGCGCTGCGCGTGGGGGCGACCTACGTCTCGGCGGGCACGATCGCGGCGGTGCCGCTCCAGACGGAGATCCGCCCCGACCCGCGCCAGCCCAACCTCGCCGTCGTGATCGGCGACACGCTCGCCAGCGGCTTCGACGTGACGTTCCTGGCGCTGCCCATCGAGCTGCACTACCGCTTCGACGCGCCACGTGTGGAGCCGTACGCCGCCATCGGGCCAGAGCTGCGCATCCCGCTCGGCGACCAGGGGGCCGACATCGAAGACGCGGTCCTCGGCACAGCCGTCGCGTTCAGCGTGGCCGGCGGCGTGCTCTTCCCGCTCGGCCCCCGCTCGCAGGTCTTCGGCGAGATCCGCTACGTCGCCGACGTGTCTGGCTTCACCGACGAGGCGCGCATCGACCCGGATGGGCCCGCCGGGCCGTTCTCGGAGGTCACGGTCGAGTCCTACCAGATCAACCTGTTCAGCCTACGCGTCGGCCTTCTGTTCTGA
- a CDS encoding porin family protein: MTRLRSLLLAFALLATSAALTTPNASAQIIPQFGIAGGLNFGSLSDAGSLDIGSSTGYHIGLYAQVGVASFAVRPGVFYQRVGDLELPTTQGVGVLDEFSVSYVIVPIDLIYKPLPTPLIKPYLLAGPEFRIATGDLADAAFGDDGSRSFTTAINIGIGAQFGAVIGPKVFGELRYAFDLSGVSEGDDSVKVNVVMLRVGLGI, encoded by the coding sequence ATGACGCGCCTCCGCTCGCTCCTGCTCGCCTTCGCGCTCCTCGCGACCTCCGCCGCGCTGACCACCCCCAACGCCTCCGCCCAGATCATCCCGCAGTTCGGCATCGCGGGCGGCCTCAACTTCGGCTCCCTCTCCGACGCGGGCTCGCTCGACATCGGCTCCTCGACCGGCTACCACATCGGCCTCTACGCCCAGGTCGGCGTGGCGAGCTTCGCCGTGCGGCCCGGCGTGTTCTACCAGCGCGTCGGCGACCTCGAACTGCCTACCACCCAAGGCGTCGGCGTTCTGGACGAGTTCTCGGTCAGCTACGTCATCGTCCCCATCGACCTGATCTACAAGCCGCTGCCGACGCCGCTCATCAAGCCCTACCTCCTCGCCGGACCGGAATTCCGCATTGCCACGGGTGACCTCGCCGATGCGGCGTTCGGTGATGACGGCTCGCGCTCGTTCACGACGGCGATCAACATTGGCATCGGCGCACAGTTTGGCGCGGTCATTGGTCCGAAGGTGTTCGGCGAACTCCGCTATGCCTTCGACCTGTCGGGCGTCTCCGAGGGCGACGACTCGGTGAAGGTGAACGTGGTGATGCTGCGCGTCGGCCTCGGTATCTAG
- the bshA gene encoding N-acetyl-alpha-D-glucosaminyl L-malate synthase BshA, which translates to MSATAPLKIGITCYPTYGGSGVVATELGKALAARGHQVHFIAYDLPLRLAHVTENLFYHEVRVNSYPLFEYPPYALSLTSKMVDVVRHEGLDLLHVHYAIPHATSAVLARYILQREGLRTPIVTTLHGTDITLVGQDPSYLPVVDYSLSESDGITAVSDYLRRETHEHFCMECPIEVIPNFVDTERFQRLPREHFKQAICPNGERLLVHVSNFRPVKRATDVVKVFHKLYTEGINGEQPGAVKLLLVGDGPDRPACEQLARDLGVYSEIRFLGKQEPVEEILSIADVFLIPSGSETFGLAALEAMACGVPVVSSNIGGLPELNVHGETGFLCDLGDVKAMAAATREILANDALYDTMRANARRRAVEDFEVSRIVPRYEAYYAAVRARVMARWEEKQYGRVDA; encoded by the coding sequence ATGTCCGCGACCGCGCCCCTCAAAATCGGGATCACCTGCTATCCCACCTACGGCGGCTCCGGCGTCGTGGCGACCGAACTCGGCAAGGCGCTCGCGGCGCGCGGCCACCAGGTCCACTTCATCGCCTACGACCTGCCGCTGCGCCTCGCGCACGTGACGGAGAACCTGTTCTACCACGAGGTCCGCGTCAACTCGTACCCGCTCTTCGAGTACCCGCCCTATGCGCTCTCGCTCACGAGCAAGATGGTCGACGTCGTCCGCCACGAGGGCCTCGACCTGCTGCACGTCCACTACGCGATTCCGCACGCGACGAGCGCTGTGCTCGCGCGCTACATCCTCCAGCGCGAAGGCCTCCGCACGCCCATCGTCACCACGCTCCACGGCACCGACATCACGCTCGTCGGGCAGGACCCGTCCTACCTCCCGGTCGTGGACTACTCGCTCTCGGAGTCGGACGGCATCACGGCGGTCTCTGACTACCTCCGCCGCGAGACCCACGAGCACTTCTGCATGGAGTGTCCCATCGAAGTCATTCCCAACTTCGTGGACACCGAGCGCTTCCAGCGGCTCCCGCGCGAGCACTTCAAGCAGGCCATCTGCCCCAATGGCGAGCGCCTGCTCGTGCACGTCTCGAACTTCCGCCCGGTGAAGCGCGCCACCGACGTGGTGAAGGTCTTCCACAAGCTCTACACCGAGGGCATCAATGGCGAACAGCCCGGTGCCGTGAAGCTCCTTCTCGTGGGCGACGGTCCGGATCGCCCCGCGTGTGAACAGCTCGCCCGCGACCTCGGCGTCTATTCCGAAATCCGCTTCCTCGGCAAGCAGGAGCCGGTCGAGGAGATCCTCTCGATCGCTGATGTCTTCCTGATCCCGTCCGGCAGCGAGACGTTCGGGCTGGCCGCGCTCGAAGCGATGGCCTGCGGCGTGCCCGTGGTGTCGTCCAACATCGGCGGGCTGCCGGAGCTGAACGTGCACGGCGAGACCGGCTTCCTGTGCGACCTCGGCGACGTGAAGGCGATGGCCGCCGCCACGCGTGAGATCCTCGCCAACGACGCGCTCTACGACACGATGCGCGCCAACGCCCGCCGCCGCGCCGTCGAGGACTTCGAGGTCAGCCGCATCGTCCCGCGCTACGAGGCCTACTATGCTGCCGTCCGCGCCCGCGTGATGGCCCGCTGGGAGGAGAAGCAGTACGGACGCGTGGACGCGTGA
- the nhaA gene encoding Na+/H+ antiporter NhaA — translation MASHVSLPPTPASRLMRPIQGFMQNAAAGGIVLLACAAIALIWANSPFAESYFDLWKTYFTLNIGIVEINKPLILWINDGLMAIFFFLIGLEIKREVLAGELKSPKKAALALSAAVGGMVVPAGFYVAANWGEPTLSGWGVPMATDIAFALGVLALLGSRAPLALKIFLTALAIVDDLGAVMVIALFYTAELNLNALMLGFVFFGVMLAVNRLGVSRTAVYVVLALALWVCFLKSGVHATIGGVMAALAIPATRRLDAPGFLKKADYYLDEIREDAKPGTQLMTADQRDAVHALETISKAADAPLTRFEHALHGWIAFFVMPVFALANAGVAIPSDFGALLASPVMLGIVLGLVVGKQLGVFGFAYAAVKLGIASLPSGVTWKQVYGVSLLTGIGFTMSIFIANLAFVDAADLDAAKLAILIASTISGVAGYLLLRSAGTDIPAQASFEDAYTLEEYYPDTKDGEAKHSVTA, via the coding sequence ATGGCCTCCCACGTTTCCCTGCCGCCCACGCCTGCCTCGCGCCTGATGCGCCCGATCCAGGGCTTCATGCAGAACGCTGCAGCTGGCGGCATCGTCCTGCTCGCCTGCGCCGCCATCGCGCTCATCTGGGCAAACTCGCCCTTCGCGGAGTCGTACTTCGATCTCTGGAAGACCTATTTTACCCTCAACATCGGGATCGTCGAGATCAACAAGCCGCTGATCCTCTGGATCAACGACGGCTTGATGGCCATCTTCTTCTTCCTGATCGGCCTGGAGATCAAACGCGAGGTCCTGGCAGGTGAGCTGAAGTCGCCGAAGAAAGCCGCGCTTGCACTCTCGGCCGCGGTTGGCGGCATGGTCGTACCGGCAGGGTTCTACGTGGCCGCCAACTGGGGCGAGCCGACGCTGAGTGGCTGGGGCGTTCCGATGGCCACGGACATCGCGTTCGCGCTCGGCGTGCTCGCGCTGCTCGGCAGCCGCGCCCCGCTCGCGCTCAAGATCTTCCTGACGGCACTCGCCATCGTGGACGACCTCGGTGCCGTGATGGTAATCGCGCTCTTCTACACGGCCGAGTTGAACCTCAACGCGCTCATGCTCGGCTTCGTCTTCTTTGGCGTGATGCTGGCGGTGAACCGCCTCGGCGTCTCCCGCACGGCGGTCTACGTGGTCCTGGCCCTCGCGCTGTGGGTCTGCTTCCTCAAGTCGGGCGTCCATGCGACGATCGGCGGTGTGATGGCCGCCCTCGCGATCCCGGCGACCCGTCGCCTCGACGCGCCAGGCTTCCTGAAGAAGGCGGACTACTACCTCGATGAGATCCGCGAGGACGCCAAGCCCGGCACCCAGCTGATGACGGCTGACCAGCGCGACGCCGTCCACGCGCTCGAGACGATCTCGAAGGCCGCCGACGCGCCGCTGACGCGCTTCGAGCACGCGCTCCACGGCTGGATCGCCTTCTTCGTGATGCCGGTCTTCGCGCTCGCCAACGCGGGCGTCGCGATCCCGAGCGACTTCGGCGCGCTGCTCGCGAGCCCCGTCATGCTCGGCATCGTGCTCGGCCTCGTCGTCGGTAAGCAGCTCGGCGTGTTCGGCTTCGCCTACGCGGCCGTCAAGCTTGGCATTGCGAGTCTACCCTCGGGCGTGACGTGGAAGCAGGTCTACGGCGTGAGCCTCTTGACTGGTATCGGCTTCACGATGTCGATCTTCATCGCGAACCTCGCCTTCGTGGACGCCGCCGACCTCGACGCGGCCAAGCTCGCGATCCTCATCGCCTCGACGATCTCGGGCGTGGCCGGCTACCTCCTTCTCCGCTCGGCGGGCACGGACATCCCAGCCCAGGCCAGCTTCGAGGACGCCTACACGCTGGAGGAGTACTACCCCGACACGAAGGACGGCGAGGCCAAGCACAGCGTGACGGCGTAG